The Primulina eburnea isolate SZY01 chromosome 8, ASM2296580v1, whole genome shotgun sequence genome contains a region encoding:
- the LOC140839651 gene encoding tetraspanin-2-like isoform X2, whose amino-acid sequence MFPCQTLMCSIPIISSGIWLASKPGDDCIHWIRWPLLFIGIAFLVVALTGFLGAYKKKEGLLGVYLVCMAMLIVVLLVLLVLAFVVTRPDGAYSIPQVGFREYRLEGFSSWLQDQVTGNDNWGKIWACLADTQTCSKLANRYFSAADFFAGHLSSLESGCCKPPIICGLQYSSPTTWIGSSNVAADADCALWNNDPRILCYNCDSCKAGLLENLRQEWRNVSIILIITLVVLIWVYLIACSAYRNAKKG is encoded by the exons ATGTTCCCTTGCCAAA CCTTGATGTGCTCCATCCCTATAATTTCCTCTGGCATATGGCTTGCTTCTAAACCAGGAGACGACTGCATCCATTGGATTCGATGGCCTCTCCTTTTCATCGGAATCGCATTCTTAGTCGTGGCCCTCACCGGATTTCTGGGCGCATATAAGAAAAAAGAAGGCCTGTTGGGAGTGTACTTGGTGTGTATGGCTATGCTCATAGTGGTGCTTCTCGTCCTCCTTGTGCTGGCCTTTGTGGTCACACGCCCTGACGGCGCCTACTCCATTCCCCAAGTGGGATTCCGGGAGTACAGGCTGGAAGGTTTTTCCTCTTGGCTTCAGGATCAGGTTACAGGCAATGATAATTGGGGGAAGATATGGGCTTGTTTGGCGGATACTCAGACATGTTCTAAGCTTGCCAACAGATATTTCTCTGCTGCTGATTTCTTTGCTGGTCATCTGTCTTCTCTTGAG TCAGGATGCTGCAAGCCTCCCATAATATGTGGGTTGCAGTACTCGAGTCCCACGACTTGGATCGGATCATCGAACGTAGCAGCAGACGCGGATTGTGCTCTTTGGAACAATGATCCGAGAATATTATGCTACAACTGTGACTCTTGCAAAGCTGGTTTGCTTGAAAACTTGAGGCAGGAATGGAGGAATGTCAGCATTATACTAATCATAACATTGGTGGTTCTCATTTGGGTTTATCTCATAGCTTGTAGTGCATACAGAAATGCTAAGAAGGGTTGA
- the LOC140839649 gene encoding DExH-box ATP-dependent RNA helicase DExH18, mitochondrial isoform X2 produces MARGPASRLLYLYSFKNRNIYRVLSNSLRHFHPQIPRQSTDLAHFKEFGNFFNFHRHSFCTLSGTQETKPILDSTASFQREPEPSQVDCEEIMSEPNGEGSETREQDLSFCHIVNRDPAEIYRELKDTLHGEKQSRSDWDAVTEIFGSFSKSSWASNQALGIYIGASVFPTAAHKFSNLFLKRLKTDIVKFLVSLGPGNESDKFLFPLFVEFCADEFEDDIKMFRKMVESADMTKPESWFPFARAMKRKIIYHCGPTNSGKTYNALQRFMEAKKGVYCSPLRLLAMEVFDKVNALGVYCSLITGQEKKEFPFSNHVACTVEMVSTDELYDVAVIDEIQMMADSCRGYAWTRALLGLKADEIHLCGDPSVLNVVRTICLGTGDELIEQHYERFKPLVVEAKTLLGDLKNVRSGDCIVAFSRREIFEVKLAIEKHTTHRCCVIYGALPPETRRQQAALFNNQDNEFDVLVASDAVGMGLNLNIRRTVFYNLSKYNGDKMVPVPASQVKQIAGRAGRRGSRYPEGLTTTLQLEDLDYLIECLKKPFDNVKKVGLFPFFEQVELFAAQLPDMKFSHLLEKFVANCRLDGSYFLCQHHHIKKISNMLEKIQGLSLEDRFNFCFAPVNIRDPKAMYHLLRFASSYAQKLPVNVAMGIPKCSARNDSELLDLETRHQVLSMYLWLSNHFEEERFPYVKKAEAMATDIAKLLGESLINACWKPESRNAGKSKQQKKEDDYERPTSIIKLHQKKRQEILRKGQHAKNVTA; encoded by the exons ATGGCAAGAGGGCCTGCAAGCCGCCTGCTTTACCTTTATTCCTTCAAAAACAGAAATATTTACAGGGTTCTTTCCAACAGTCTCCGCCATTTCCACCCTCAAATTCCGAGGCAATCTACCGATTTAGCTCATTTTAAAGAATTTGGtaatttctttaattttcatCGACATTCGTTCTGCACGCTGTCCGGAACTCAAGAAACCAAACCCATTTTAGATTCAACTGCAAGTTTCCAACGTGAGCCCGAGCCTAGTCAAGTTGATTGTGAAGAAATAATGTCTGAACCTAACGGTGAAGGTTCAGAGACACGGGAACAGGATTTGAGCTTTTGCCACATAGTTAACCGTGATCCGGCGGAAATATACAGAGAGCTTAAAGATACTCTGCATGGTGAAAAGCAATCCAGGAGTGATTGGGATGCTGTGACGGAGATTTTTGGGAGTTTTTCCAAGTCTAGTTGGGCTTCCAACCAGGCTCTGGGTATATATATCGGTGCCTCAGTCTTCCCCACGGCAGCTCATAAGTTCTCTAATCTTTTCTTGAAAAGGTTGAAGACTGATATAGTTAAGTTCTTGGTGTCTCTCGGCCCTGGTAATGAGTCTGATAAGTTCTTATTCCCCCTATTTGTCGAGTTTTGTGCTGAcgagtttgaggatgacattaAAATGTTCCGGAAAATGGTGGAGTCAGCTGACATGACAAAGCCTGAGTCATGGTTCCCATTTGCAAGGGCAATGAAGCGGAAGATAATTTATCATTGTGGTCCAACCAATAGTGGGAAAACATATAATGCATTGCAGAGATTTATGGAAGCAAAGAAGGGAGTTTATTGTAGTCCTCTTAGGTTGTTAGCAATGGAGGTTTTTGATAAAGTGAACGCATTGGGTGTGTATTGTAGCCTTATCACTGGGCAGGAGAAGAAGGAATTTCCTTTCTCGAACCATGTTGCTTGTACTGTTGAGATGGTATCGACAGATGAGTTGTATGATGTGGCAGTGATAGACGAGATTCAAATGATGGCAGATTCCTGCAGAGGATATGCATGGACTAGAGCATTGCTTGGGCTAAAGGCTGATGAGATCCATTTATGTGGTGACCCTAGTGTTCTAAATGTAGTCAGGACGATTTGTTTAGGTACTGGAGATGAATTGATAGAACAGCATTATGAGAGGTTCAAACCTCTGGTGGTTGAGGCGAAGACTCTTCTAGGAGATCTTAAAAATGTGAGATCGGGAGATTGTATAGTTGCATTTTCGAGGAGAGAGATTTTTGAAGTTAAATTAGCTATTGAAAAGCACACAACACACCGCTGTTGTGTCATATATGGTGCCTTACCACCAGAGACCCGTCGACAGCAGGCAGCTCTGTTCAACAATCAAGATAACGAATTTGATGTCTTGGTTGCTAGTGATGCAGTGGGAATGGGTCTGAACTTAAATATAAGAAGGACTGTTTTCTATAATCTTTCAAAATATAATGGTGATAAAATGGTTCCAGTTCCAGCATCTCAGGTGAAACAGATTGCCGGAAGAGCTGGTCGTAGAGGAAGTCGTTATCCTGAAGGACTGACCACCACCCTGCAGCTAGAGGATTTGGACTACTTGATTGAGTGTTTAAAGAAGCCTTTTGATAATGTAAAGAAAGTAGGACTTTTCCCTTTCTTCGAGCAAGTTGAGTTATTTGCAGCTCAACTTCCTGATATGAAATTCTCTCATCTTCTGGAAAAATTTGTAGCGAATTGCCGTCTAGACGGGTCGTATTTTCTGTGCCAGCATCATCATATAAAGAAAATATCTAACATGTTGGAGAAGATTCAGGGATTATCTTTGGAAGACCGTTTTAACTTTTGCTTCGCCCCAGTTAATATCAGGGATCCAAAAGCCATGTACCATCTGTTGAGGTTTGCCTCTTCTTATGCCCAGAAGCTCCCTGTAAATGTAGCAATGGGCATACCCAAATGTTCTGCTCGCAATGATTCAGAGCTTTTGGATCTTGAGACTAGGCACCAAGTATTGTCGATGTATTTATGGTTGTCTAATCACTTCGAGGAGGAAAGGTTTCCATATGTTAAGAAGGCTGAGGCTATGGCCACAGATATTGCTAAGTTGTTAGGTGAATCACTCATCAATGCATGCTGGAAGCCGGAATCAAGAAATGCAGGTAAATCAAAGCAGCAAAAAAAGGAAGATGATTACGAGAGGCCAACGTCAATTATTAAACTACATCAAAA GAAAAGGCAGGAGATATTGAGGAAAGGACAGCATGCTAAGAATGTGACCGCATAA
- the LOC140839651 gene encoding tetraspanin-2-like isoform X1, translating into MAVSSNLTAILNFVALMCSIPIISSGIWLASKPGDDCIHWIRWPLLFIGIAFLVVALTGFLGAYKKKEGLLGVYLVCMAMLIVVLLVLLVLAFVVTRPDGAYSIPQVGFREYRLEGFSSWLQDQVTGNDNWGKIWACLADTQTCSKLANRYFSAADFFAGHLSSLESGCCKPPIICGLQYSSPTTWIGSSNVAADADCALWNNDPRILCYNCDSCKAGLLENLRQEWRNVSIILIITLVVLIWVYLIACSAYRNAKKG; encoded by the exons ATGGCAGTGAGCAGTAACTTAACAGCAATCCTGAATTTCGTAGCCTTGATGTGCTCCATCCCTATAATTTCCTCTGGCATATGGCTTGCTTCTAAACCAGGAGACGACTGCATCCATTGGATTCGATGGCCTCTCCTTTTCATCGGAATCGCATTCTTAGTCGTGGCCCTCACCGGATTTCTGGGCGCATATAAGAAAAAAGAAGGCCTGTTGGGAGTGTACTTGGTGTGTATGGCTATGCTCATAGTGGTGCTTCTCGTCCTCCTTGTGCTGGCCTTTGTGGTCACACGCCCTGACGGCGCCTACTCCATTCCCCAAGTGGGATTCCGGGAGTACAGGCTGGAAGGTTTTTCCTCTTGGCTTCAGGATCAGGTTACAGGCAATGATAATTGGGGGAAGATATGGGCTTGTTTGGCGGATACTCAGACATGTTCTAAGCTTGCCAACAGATATTTCTCTGCTGCTGATTTCTTTGCTGGTCATCTGTCTTCTCTTGAG TCAGGATGCTGCAAGCCTCCCATAATATGTGGGTTGCAGTACTCGAGTCCCACGACTTGGATCGGATCATCGAACGTAGCAGCAGACGCGGATTGTGCTCTTTGGAACAATGATCCGAGAATATTATGCTACAACTGTGACTCTTGCAAAGCTGGTTTGCTTGAAAACTTGAGGCAGGAATGGAGGAATGTCAGCATTATACTAATCATAACATTGGTGGTTCTCATTTGGGTTTATCTCATAGCTTGTAGTGCATACAGAAATGCTAAGAAGGGTTGA
- the LOC140839649 gene encoding DExH-box ATP-dependent RNA helicase DExH18, mitochondrial isoform X3, with the protein MARGPASRLLYLYSFKNRNIYRVLSNSLRHFHPQIPRQSTDLAHFKEFGNFFNFHRHSFCTLSGTQETKPILDSTASFQREPEPSQVDCEEIMSEPNGEGSETREQDLSFCHIVNRDPAEIYRELKDTLHGEKQSRSDWDAVTEIFGSFSKSSWASNQALGIYIGASVFPTAAHKFSNLFLKRLKTDIVKFLVSLGPGNESDKFLFPLFVEFCADEFEDDIKMFRKMVESADMTKPESWFPFARAMKRKIIYHCGPTNSGKTYNALQRFMEAKKGVYCSPLRLLAMEVFDKVNALGVYCSLITGQEKKEFPFSNHVACTVEMVSTDELYDVAVIDEIQMMADSCRGYAWTRALLGLKADEIHLCGDPSVLNVVRTICLGTGDELIEQHYERFKPLVVEAKTLLGDLKNVRSGDCIVAFSRREIFEVKLAIEKHTTHRCCVIYGALPPETRRQQAALFNNQDNEFDVLVASDAVGMGLNLNIRRTVFYNLSKYNGDKMVPVPASQVKQIAGRAGRRGSRYPEGLTTTLQLEDLDYLIECLKKPFDNVKKVGLFPFFEQVELFAAQLPDMKFSHLLEKFVANCRLDGSYFLCQHHHIKKISNMLEKIQGLSLEDRFNFCFAPVNIRDPKAMYHLLRFASSYAQKLPVNVAMGIPKCSARNDSELLDLETRHQVLSMYLWLSNHFEEERFPYVKKAEAMATDIAKLLGESLINACWKPESRNAGKSKQQKKEDDYERPTSIIKLHQKQEILRKGQHAKNVTA; encoded by the exons ATGGCAAGAGGGCCTGCAAGCCGCCTGCTTTACCTTTATTCCTTCAAAAACAGAAATATTTACAGGGTTCTTTCCAACAGTCTCCGCCATTTCCACCCTCAAATTCCGAGGCAATCTACCGATTTAGCTCATTTTAAAGAATTTGGtaatttctttaattttcatCGACATTCGTTCTGCACGCTGTCCGGAACTCAAGAAACCAAACCCATTTTAGATTCAACTGCAAGTTTCCAACGTGAGCCCGAGCCTAGTCAAGTTGATTGTGAAGAAATAATGTCTGAACCTAACGGTGAAGGTTCAGAGACACGGGAACAGGATTTGAGCTTTTGCCACATAGTTAACCGTGATCCGGCGGAAATATACAGAGAGCTTAAAGATACTCTGCATGGTGAAAAGCAATCCAGGAGTGATTGGGATGCTGTGACGGAGATTTTTGGGAGTTTTTCCAAGTCTAGTTGGGCTTCCAACCAGGCTCTGGGTATATATATCGGTGCCTCAGTCTTCCCCACGGCAGCTCATAAGTTCTCTAATCTTTTCTTGAAAAGGTTGAAGACTGATATAGTTAAGTTCTTGGTGTCTCTCGGCCCTGGTAATGAGTCTGATAAGTTCTTATTCCCCCTATTTGTCGAGTTTTGTGCTGAcgagtttgaggatgacattaAAATGTTCCGGAAAATGGTGGAGTCAGCTGACATGACAAAGCCTGAGTCATGGTTCCCATTTGCAAGGGCAATGAAGCGGAAGATAATTTATCATTGTGGTCCAACCAATAGTGGGAAAACATATAATGCATTGCAGAGATTTATGGAAGCAAAGAAGGGAGTTTATTGTAGTCCTCTTAGGTTGTTAGCAATGGAGGTTTTTGATAAAGTGAACGCATTGGGTGTGTATTGTAGCCTTATCACTGGGCAGGAGAAGAAGGAATTTCCTTTCTCGAACCATGTTGCTTGTACTGTTGAGATGGTATCGACAGATGAGTTGTATGATGTGGCAGTGATAGACGAGATTCAAATGATGGCAGATTCCTGCAGAGGATATGCATGGACTAGAGCATTGCTTGGGCTAAAGGCTGATGAGATCCATTTATGTGGTGACCCTAGTGTTCTAAATGTAGTCAGGACGATTTGTTTAGGTACTGGAGATGAATTGATAGAACAGCATTATGAGAGGTTCAAACCTCTGGTGGTTGAGGCGAAGACTCTTCTAGGAGATCTTAAAAATGTGAGATCGGGAGATTGTATAGTTGCATTTTCGAGGAGAGAGATTTTTGAAGTTAAATTAGCTATTGAAAAGCACACAACACACCGCTGTTGTGTCATATATGGTGCCTTACCACCAGAGACCCGTCGACAGCAGGCAGCTCTGTTCAACAATCAAGATAACGAATTTGATGTCTTGGTTGCTAGTGATGCAGTGGGAATGGGTCTGAACTTAAATATAAGAAGGACTGTTTTCTATAATCTTTCAAAATATAATGGTGATAAAATGGTTCCAGTTCCAGCATCTCAGGTGAAACAGATTGCCGGAAGAGCTGGTCGTAGAGGAAGTCGTTATCCTGAAGGACTGACCACCACCCTGCAGCTAGAGGATTTGGACTACTTGATTGAGTGTTTAAAGAAGCCTTTTGATAATGTAAAGAAAGTAGGACTTTTCCCTTTCTTCGAGCAAGTTGAGTTATTTGCAGCTCAACTTCCTGATATGAAATTCTCTCATCTTCTGGAAAAATTTGTAGCGAATTGCCGTCTAGACGGGTCGTATTTTCTGTGCCAGCATCATCATATAAAGAAAATATCTAACATGTTGGAGAAGATTCAGGGATTATCTTTGGAAGACCGTTTTAACTTTTGCTTCGCCCCAGTTAATATCAGGGATCCAAAAGCCATGTACCATCTGTTGAGGTTTGCCTCTTCTTATGCCCAGAAGCTCCCTGTAAATGTAGCAATGGGCATACCCAAATGTTCTGCTCGCAATGATTCAGAGCTTTTGGATCTTGAGACTAGGCACCAAGTATTGTCGATGTATTTATGGTTGTCTAATCACTTCGAGGAGGAAAGGTTTCCATATGTTAAGAAGGCTGAGGCTATGGCCACAGATATTGCTAAGTTGTTAGGTGAATCACTCATCAATGCATGCTGGAAGCCGGAATCAAGAAATGCAGGTAAATCAAAGCAGCAAAAAAAGGAAGATGATTACGAGAGGCCAACGTCAATTATTAAACTACATCAAAA GCAGGAGATATTGAGGAAAGGACAGCATGCTAAGAATGTGACCGCATAA
- the LOC140839650 gene encoding translation machinery-associated protein 22 — MAEKPEPVRVSYCGVCGLPAEYCEFGSDFDKCKPWLIQNAPELYPDLVKEAGAELLSTSISSNGSSSQPKEEVKRLPGGKIKKKEKPEVIIEKVTRNKRKCITTVKGLELFGVKLNDASKKLGKKFATGASVVKGPTEKEQIDVQGDIVYDIVEFITDTWPDVSETVIFFIEDGKKVPAV, encoded by the exons ATGGCCGAGAAGCCTGAACCGGTTAGGGTTTCATACTGCGGGGTTTGCGGATTACCCGCTGAGTATTGCGAGTTTGGATCCGACTTTGACAAATGCAAGCCATGGTTGATCCAAAACGCCCCTGAACTTTATCCAGATCTTGTCAAAG AGGCTGGCGCGGAGCTTCTGTCCACTTCTATCTCCTCCAATG GTTCTTCTTCTCAACCGAAGGAAGAAGTAAAACGATTACCTGGtgggaaaattaaaaaaaag GAGAAGCCGGAGGTAATAATTGAAAAGGTGACTCGAAACAAGAGGAAATGTATCACCACTGTGAAAGGCCTTGAACTTTTTG GGGTTAAACTAAATGATGCATCGAAGAAGCTTGGGAAGAAATTTGCCACTGGAGCTTCCGTTGTCAAG GGCCCCACCGAGAAGGAACAAATTGATGTTCAAGGAGACATCGTCTATGACATTGTAGAGTTTATTACTGACACCTGGCCAGAT GTCTCAGAGACCGTCATTTTCTTTATTGAGGACGGAAAAAAGGTTCCAGCTGTTTAA
- the LOC140839649 gene encoding DExH-box ATP-dependent RNA helicase DExH18, mitochondrial isoform X1 translates to MARGPASRLLYLYSFKNRNIYRVLSNSLRHFHPQIPRQSTDLAHFKEFGNFFNFHRHSFCTLSGTQETKPILDSTASFQREPEPSQVDCEEIMSEPNGEGSETREQDLSFCHIVNRDPAEIYRELKDTLHGEKQSRSDWDAVTEIFGSFSKSSWASNQALGIYIGASVFPTAAHKFSNLFLKRLKTDIVKFLVSLGPGNESDKFLFPLFVEFCADEFEDDIKMFRKMVESADMTKPESWFPFARAMKRKIIYHCGPTNSGKTYNALQRFMEAKKGVYCSPLRLLAMEVFDKVNALGVYCSLITGQEKKEFPFSNHVACTVEMVSTDELYDVAVIDEIQMMADSCRGYAWTRALLGLKADEIHLCGDPSVLNVVRTICLGTGDELIEQHYERFKPLVVEAKTLLGDLKNVRSGDCIVAFSRREIFEVKLAIEKHTTHRCCVIYGALPPETRRQQAALFNNQDNEFDVLVASDAVGMGLNLNIRRTVFYNLSKYNGDKMVPVPASQVKQIAGRAGRRGSRYPEGLTTTLQLEDLDYLIECLKKPFDNVKKVGLFPFFEQVELFAAQLPDMKFSHLLEKFVANCRLDGSYFLCQHHHIKKISNMLEKIQGLSLEDRFNFCFAPVNIRDPKAMYHLLRFASSYAQKLPVNVAMGIPKCSARNDSELLDLETRHQVLSMYLWLSNHFEEERFPYVKKAEAMATDIAKLLGESLINACWKPESRNAGKSKQQKKEDDYERPTSIIKLHQNIVKEKKRGRRFCVYGPPLTLVM, encoded by the exons ATGGCAAGAGGGCCTGCAAGCCGCCTGCTTTACCTTTATTCCTTCAAAAACAGAAATATTTACAGGGTTCTTTCCAACAGTCTCCGCCATTTCCACCCTCAAATTCCGAGGCAATCTACCGATTTAGCTCATTTTAAAGAATTTGGtaatttctttaattttcatCGACATTCGTTCTGCACGCTGTCCGGAACTCAAGAAACCAAACCCATTTTAGATTCAACTGCAAGTTTCCAACGTGAGCCCGAGCCTAGTCAAGTTGATTGTGAAGAAATAATGTCTGAACCTAACGGTGAAGGTTCAGAGACACGGGAACAGGATTTGAGCTTTTGCCACATAGTTAACCGTGATCCGGCGGAAATATACAGAGAGCTTAAAGATACTCTGCATGGTGAAAAGCAATCCAGGAGTGATTGGGATGCTGTGACGGAGATTTTTGGGAGTTTTTCCAAGTCTAGTTGGGCTTCCAACCAGGCTCTGGGTATATATATCGGTGCCTCAGTCTTCCCCACGGCAGCTCATAAGTTCTCTAATCTTTTCTTGAAAAGGTTGAAGACTGATATAGTTAAGTTCTTGGTGTCTCTCGGCCCTGGTAATGAGTCTGATAAGTTCTTATTCCCCCTATTTGTCGAGTTTTGTGCTGAcgagtttgaggatgacattaAAATGTTCCGGAAAATGGTGGAGTCAGCTGACATGACAAAGCCTGAGTCATGGTTCCCATTTGCAAGGGCAATGAAGCGGAAGATAATTTATCATTGTGGTCCAACCAATAGTGGGAAAACATATAATGCATTGCAGAGATTTATGGAAGCAAAGAAGGGAGTTTATTGTAGTCCTCTTAGGTTGTTAGCAATGGAGGTTTTTGATAAAGTGAACGCATTGGGTGTGTATTGTAGCCTTATCACTGGGCAGGAGAAGAAGGAATTTCCTTTCTCGAACCATGTTGCTTGTACTGTTGAGATGGTATCGACAGATGAGTTGTATGATGTGGCAGTGATAGACGAGATTCAAATGATGGCAGATTCCTGCAGAGGATATGCATGGACTAGAGCATTGCTTGGGCTAAAGGCTGATGAGATCCATTTATGTGGTGACCCTAGTGTTCTAAATGTAGTCAGGACGATTTGTTTAGGTACTGGAGATGAATTGATAGAACAGCATTATGAGAGGTTCAAACCTCTGGTGGTTGAGGCGAAGACTCTTCTAGGAGATCTTAAAAATGTGAGATCGGGAGATTGTATAGTTGCATTTTCGAGGAGAGAGATTTTTGAAGTTAAATTAGCTATTGAAAAGCACACAACACACCGCTGTTGTGTCATATATGGTGCCTTACCACCAGAGACCCGTCGACAGCAGGCAGCTCTGTTCAACAATCAAGATAACGAATTTGATGTCTTGGTTGCTAGTGATGCAGTGGGAATGGGTCTGAACTTAAATATAAGAAGGACTGTTTTCTATAATCTTTCAAAATATAATGGTGATAAAATGGTTCCAGTTCCAGCATCTCAGGTGAAACAGATTGCCGGAAGAGCTGGTCGTAGAGGAAGTCGTTATCCTGAAGGACTGACCACCACCCTGCAGCTAGAGGATTTGGACTACTTGATTGAGTGTTTAAAGAAGCCTTTTGATAATGTAAAGAAAGTAGGACTTTTCCCTTTCTTCGAGCAAGTTGAGTTATTTGCAGCTCAACTTCCTGATATGAAATTCTCTCATCTTCTGGAAAAATTTGTAGCGAATTGCCGTCTAGACGGGTCGTATTTTCTGTGCCAGCATCATCATATAAAGAAAATATCTAACATGTTGGAGAAGATTCAGGGATTATCTTTGGAAGACCGTTTTAACTTTTGCTTCGCCCCAGTTAATATCAGGGATCCAAAAGCCATGTACCATCTGTTGAGGTTTGCCTCTTCTTATGCCCAGAAGCTCCCTGTAAATGTAGCAATGGGCATACCCAAATGTTCTGCTCGCAATGATTCAGAGCTTTTGGATCTTGAGACTAGGCACCAAGTATTGTCGATGTATTTATGGTTGTCTAATCACTTCGAGGAGGAAAGGTTTCCATATGTTAAGAAGGCTGAGGCTATGGCCACAGATATTGCTAAGTTGTTAGGTGAATCACTCATCAATGCATGCTGGAAGCCGGAATCAAGAAATGCAGGTAAATCAAAGCAGCAAAAAAAGGAAGATGATTACGAGAGGCCAACGTCAATTATTAAACTACATCAAAA TATTGTGAAAGAGAAGAAGAGAGGTAGAAGGTTTTGTGTCTATGGTCCTCCTTTGACTTTGGTCATGTAG